In Bacillus thermozeamaize, one DNA window encodes the following:
- a CDS encoding 1-deoxy-D-xylulose-5-phosphate reductoisomerase — MKNVAILGSTGSIGRQTLEVIAHYPDRFRVVALAAGRQVDQLVAQARQFQPRLVSVATRELAEEVRLRLPSHIRVCYGEEGLLEVATHPECHFLLSGILGSIGLKPTLAAIQAGIPIGLANKETLVSAGHLVMREAKKRGVPILPVDSEHSAIFQALQGQSREGVRQLILTASGGSLRHLTRQELRTVTIREVLQHPNWSMGAKITVDSATMMNKGLEVIEAHWLFGVPFDKIKVLIHPESVIHSMVEFVDGAILAQLGLPDMRTPIQYALSYPERLPHIQAEYLSLDHLRALHLEKVDEARYPALSIAYRAGRAGGLYPTVMNAANEEAVHAFLEGRLPFDRIEQVVEHVLNRCQGGKDPSLEEVLEADSWARRAAREQITALTH, encoded by the coding sequence ATGAAAAATGTGGCGATTTTGGGATCGACCGGATCGATCGGGCGCCAAACGCTGGAAGTGATTGCCCACTATCCAGATCGGTTTCGCGTTGTGGCATTAGCCGCCGGCCGCCAGGTGGATCAATTGGTGGCTCAGGCCCGCCAGTTTCAGCCGCGGTTGGTTTCTGTGGCGACGCGTGAGTTGGCGGAGGAGGTACGCCTCCGGTTGCCGTCACACATTCGCGTCTGTTATGGAGAAGAGGGGTTATTGGAAGTGGCAACTCATCCTGAGTGCCATTTTTTATTAAGCGGGATTCTGGGCAGCATAGGACTCAAGCCGACTTTGGCGGCCATACAGGCGGGCATTCCGATCGGCCTGGCCAACAAAGAAACCTTGGTGAGTGCAGGTCACCTGGTGATGCGGGAGGCGAAAAAGCGGGGCGTTCCCATCCTGCCGGTGGACAGTGAACATTCGGCGATTTTCCAAGCGCTGCAGGGGCAGTCCAGGGAAGGAGTGCGTCAGCTGATTTTGACCGCATCGGGCGGGTCACTTCGCCATCTGACCCGGCAAGAATTGCGCACGGTGACGATCCGGGAGGTGTTGCAACACCCCAATTGGTCCATGGGGGCGAAGATTACGGTAGATTCGGCGACCATGATGAACAAGGGGCTGGAAGTGATTGAGGCTCACTGGTTGTTCGGGGTGCCATTTGATAAAATAAAGGTGTTGATTCACCCGGAAAGCGTCATCCATTCGATGGTGGAGTTTGTCGATGGGGCCATTTTGGCGCAGCTCGGCCTGCCGGACATGCGCACGCCGATTCAGTACGCCTTGAGCTATCCGGAACGGCTTCCCCATATCCAGGCCGAATATCTCTCCTTGGATCATTTGAGGGCCCTGCATCTGGAGAAGGTGGATGAAGCTCGTTATCCGGCCCTTTCGATCGCCTATCGGGCTGGGCGAGCCGGCGGATTGTATCCGACCGTCATGAACGCAGCCAATGAAGAAGCGGTGCACGCTTTTCTGGAAGGGAGACTGCCCTTTGATCGCATCGAACAAGTGGTTGAACATGTCCTGAATCGGTGCCAGGGAGGGAAGGATCCTTCGCTGGAAGAAGTGCTGGAGGCTGACAGCTGGGCTAGACGGGCAGCCAGAGAGCAGATCACGGCGTTGACCCATTAA